A part of Gambusia affinis linkage group LG19, SWU_Gaff_1.0, whole genome shotgun sequence genomic DNA contains:
- the wfikkn2a gene encoding WAP, Kazal, immunoglobulin, Kunitz and NTR domain-containing protein 2 codes for MWWMLFPRWIWFVLGHCWTVLLHTNCRVTAMPMMSAAKVVYSHAGLCPNDLNPNLWVDAMSTCMRECESDQDCEPFEKCCPNVCGNKSCVAARYIDIKGNKGPIGMPKGATCDKFMCTQQGSECDIWDGQPVCKCRDRCEREPHFTCASDGMTYYNKCYMDAEACSKGVSITEVTCRYHLSWPNTSPIPVETTLHPTTALQTTIPTDIQLPAIHNSPIKQIVFVGETASFLCEASGKPQPEITWEKQLKGKDNVIMRPNHVRGNVVVTNIGQLVIYNSQLQDAGIYTCTARNVGGSVSSHFPLAVIKRELRGKNAEGNNTNLPFPAAECLKIPDSDDCGEESISWYYEPKRNNCFTFTYSQCNKNLNHFDTYEACMLSCGGELAAPCSLPSLQGPCKAYEPRWAYSSTLKKCQSFVYGGCGGNENNFESKEACEEMCPFPKNHNCKVCKPRGKMVSSFCKSDFVILGRMTELTEEQESGHALVTVEEILKDEKMGLRFFGKEPLEVTLLNMDWNCPCPNITISDGQLIIMGDVHNGMAVLQPDSFVGSSSSRRIRKLREVVQKKTCDFLKDFSSA; via the exons ATGTGGTGGATGCTGTTTCCCCGATGGATTTGGTTTGTTCTTGGACATTGCTGGACTGTACTCCTGCATACGAACTGCCGGGTGACAGCGATGCCTATGATGTCCGCGGCAAAGGTGGTGTACTCTCACGCAGGTCTGTGTCCCAATGACCTGAACCCCAACCTTTGGGTGGACGCGATGAGCACCTGCATGCGGGAGTGTGAATCCGACCAG GACTGTGAGCCATTCGAGAAGTGCTGCCCTAACGTTTGCGGAAACAAGAGCTGTGTGGCGGCACGCTATATAGACATTAAGGGCAACAAGGGCCCCATTGGTATGCCAAAGGGCGCCACCTGCGACAAGTTCATGTGCACCCAGCAAGGCTCCGAGTGCGACATCTGGGACGGCCAGCCTGTTTGTAAGTGCAGAGACCGCTGTGAGCGGGAGCCCCACTTCACGTGTGCGTCTGACGGCATGACTTATTATAACAAGTGCTACATGGACGCAGAGGCCTGCTCCAAGGGTGTCTCAATCACTGAGGTCACCTGCAG GTATCACCTGTCCTGGCCAAACACAAGTCCAATCCCTGTGGAGACCACATTACATCCCACTACCGCCCTTCAGACCACCATCCCAACTGACATTCAGCTTCCTGCCATACACAACTCACCCATCAAACAGATTGTGTTTGTGGGTGAGACGGCCAGCTTCTTGTGTGAGGCATCAGGGAAGCCACAACCAGAAATCACCTGGGAGAAACAACTGAAAGGCAAGGATAATGTGATAATGAGACCCAATCACGTACGAGGTAACGTTGTGGTGACCAACATTGGCCAGCTGGTCATATACAACAGCCAACTTCAAGATGCCGGAATCTACACATGCACAGCGAGAAATGTCGGGGGAAGCGTGTCGTCACACTTTCCCTTGGCCGTGATCAAGAGAGAACTGAGAGGTAAAAATGCAGAGGGGAATAATACCAACCTCCCATTCCCAGCGGCCGAATGCCTCAAGATTCCCGACTCAGACGACTGTGGAGAGGAAAGCATAAGCTGGTACTACGAACCGAAGAGGAACAACTGCTTCACCTTTACCTACAGCCaatgcaataaaaatctaaaccaCTTTGACACCTATGAAGCATGCATGCTGTCCTGTGGGGGGGAGCTGGCAGCTCCATGCAGCCTACCAAGCCTGCAGGGACCTTGCAAGGCATATGAGCCTCGCTGGGCATACAGCAGTACCCTGAAAAAGTGCCAGTCCTTTGTTTATGGAGGCTGTGGTGGCAACGAGAACAACTTTGAATCTAAAGAGGCCTGCGAAGAGATGTGCCCCTTTCCAAAGAACCACAACTGCAAAGTGTGCAAGCCCCGAGGCAAAATGGTCTCCAGCTTCTGCAAGAGTGACTTTGTGATCCTTGGGCGCATGACTGAGCTGACAGAAGAGCAAGAGTCAGGGCATGCATTGGTGACCGTGGAGGAGATCTTGAAGGATGAGAAGATGGGTCTAAGGTTCTTTGGCAAGGAACCTCTGGAAGTCACCCTTCTGAACATGGACTGGAACTGCCCCTGCCCTAACATCACCATATCCGATGGACAGCTGATCATTATGGGGGACGTGCACAATGGGATGGCCGTCCTGCAGCCCGACAGTTTTGTTGGCTCCTCCAGTTCTCGCAGAATCCGAAAGCTGCGTGAGGTTGTCCAGAAGAAAACCTGCGATTTCCTCAAAGATTTCTCTTCAGCCTAA